The following proteins are co-located in the Zonotrichia albicollis isolate bZonAlb1 chromosome 1, bZonAlb1.hap1, whole genome shotgun sequence genome:
- the SLC30A8 gene encoding proton-coupled zinc antiporter SLC30A8 — translation MATERGLERTCLVSEKDTKKYSLALDRMNWHQKNSNEERQQQEAEVTGANPAYHCHSYSQAYENRQREQHQARRKLCVASVICTFFMIAEITGKYVCGHIAGSLAVLSDAAHILVDLTGFLISLLSLCLTSKPPTKQCTFGWHRAEILGALMSMIIVWMVTGVLIYLACMRLLHPDYDIDATVMLITSACAVLTNILLSLILHQTGPGHNHGAQGREGTSAPLEPALSNAILQAAFVHAIGDLFQSISVLISALIIFFKPQYKIADPICTFVFSIFVLATTITILRDILTILMEGTSKGFAYDAVKARILTVEKVESVHDLHVWALTMNQTALSAHIATADSTDSQKILRDVTQALFEQYSFHSVTIQIESGQDQKPDCVFCQEPRD, via the exons ATGGCTACTGAAAGGGGTCTTGAAAGAACTTGCCTTGTGAGTGAGAAGGACACCAAGAAGTACTCCTTGGCCCTAGACAG GATGAACTGGCATCAGAAGAATTCAAATgaagagaggcagcagcaggaagcagaAGTTACAGGAGCTAATCCAGCATATCACTGTCACAGCTACTCCCAGGCCTATGAGAACAGACAGAGGGAGCAGCATCAAGCCAGGAGGAAGCTCTGTGTAGCATCAGTAATTTGCACCTTCTTCATGATTGCTGAGATAACAGGGAAGTATGTGT GCGGGCACATCGCGGGCAGCCTGGCCGTGCTCAGCGACGCGGCGCACATCCTGGTGGACCTCACCGGCTTCCTCATCAGCCTCCTCTCGCTGTGCCTCACCTCCAAACCTCCCACCAAACAGTGCACCTTTGGCTGGCACCGAGCAG AAATTCTGGGAGCTTTGATGTCTATGATCATAGTTTGGATGGTGACTGGTGTGTTGATATATTTGGCTTGCATGAGGCTGCTACACCCGGATTATGATATTGATGCTACAGTGATGCTCATTACCTCTGCTTGTGCTGTGCTCACCAACATCCT GCTAAGCCTGATTCTGCACCAGACCGGCCCTGGGCACAACCACGGGGCACAAGGCAGGGAAGGCACCTcagcccctctggagccagcTCTGAGCAATGCCATCCTGCAGGCAGCTTTTGTGCATGCCATTGGAGATCTATTCCAGAGCATTAGTGTGCTAATTAGTGCACTTATCATCTTCTTTAAG CCACAGTACAAAATAGCCGACCCAATCTGCACATTTGTGTTTTCCATCTTTGTTTTGGCAACTACCATCACGATTTTAAGGGATATTTTAACTATATTAATGGAAG GAACATCAAAAGGATTTGCTTATGATGCTGTAAAAGCAAGAATTTTAACAGTTGAAAAAGTGGAGTCTGTTCACGACCTTCATGTTTGGGCTCTGACAATGAATCAAactgctctctctgctcacaTTGCCACAG CAGACTCAACAGACAGCCAGAAGATTTTGAGAGATGTCACCCAAGCCCTGTTTGAGCAGTACAGCTTCCACTCCGTCACCATTCAGATTGAATCAGGGCAGGATCAGAAACCAGACTGTGTCTTCTGCCAAGAGCCCAGGGATTAA